In one Streptomyces sp. T12 genomic region, the following are encoded:
- a CDS encoding PP2C family protein-serine/threonine phosphatase: protein MPVGQSALGGGDWCETVRLHFGRTLLVVGDVMGHGLEAAVDMTAYRSALRYTASVDLPPHPVLRQLDDIAAADPDRRPATCLIPRLAPDRGQVTLASAGHLPPAVIDGDGHTSLLPVPVGPPLGTGLGGYEPATYRLEPTQTLLLFSDGLVEHRGEDIDQSLERLAGVGCTSAAGVEDVIDTVLARLDARHAEDDVAVLAAQLHQRTPHTLDARP, encoded by the coding sequence CCGTCCGTCTGCATTTCGGCCGGACGCTGCTCGTCGTCGGCGATGTCATGGGGCACGGCCTGGAGGCCGCCGTGGACATGACCGCCTACCGCTCCGCCCTGCGCTACACAGCCTCCGTCGACCTTCCGCCGCACCCCGTGCTGCGCCAGCTCGACGACATCGCCGCCGCGGACCCGGACCGCCGCCCGGCCACCTGCCTGATCCCGCGCCTCGCCCCCGACCGGGGGCAGGTGACCCTGGCCAGCGCCGGCCATCTGCCCCCGGCCGTGATCGATGGGGACGGGCACACCTCACTGCTGCCGGTGCCGGTCGGCCCGCCCCTGGGCACCGGCCTCGGCGGCTACGAGCCGGCCACCTATCGGCTGGAGCCGACCCAGACGCTGCTGCTGTTCAGCGACGGGCTCGTAGAGCACCGCGGCGAGGACATCGACCAGTCCCTGGAGCGGCTGGCCGGCGTCGGCTGCACGTCCGCCGCAGGCGTCGAGGACGTCATCGACACGGTGCTCGCCCGCCTCGACGCCCGGCACGCCGAGGACGACGTCGCCGTACTCGCCGCCCAGTTGCACCAGCGCACCCCGCACACCCTTGACGCGCGGCCCTGA